ACTTGACATTCCGCATTTATTGTTTAAACTATTGGGTGGAAGAGAACTATATTTGCCTCCTGCTTAGATTGCACTTCTTAGAGATCAGAATATGGCTACTGTGATTCATATTTCGTGGCTAGATCTATTTCCTACTAGTAGTACCATTGatcagcggttctaccgcctctacaggcggtacaaccgctggagcggtactaccggtagGAGAACTGGTACAACCGGGATATCTGCACCACGGGCCCTGTTCTGTTTTCTATGTTTGTGCAATCTGTCTATTCCTCTGTTTGTGTGTGCAATCCTCTCATCTTTGCTGGGTTTCTTGTGTTCTCCTCATGCGTGTGTAtaggtggctctagttctcgctctactcctcgcaagaccaagaagagggctcGAAGGACCTTGCGCCCGGCTGCGTCTGATGACGAAGAAGAGGTTGTGATTCACACCAAGCCCACTCACCATAAAAAGTCTGCCACTGCCAACCAACGTGTGGTTTTGCCTTTGCACTATTGGAAAGCCAAGGACCAGGAAGCCTTCCGCTCAAGAAACCTTATGAGGTTCCCATCGCTCCTCGTTGGACCATCgttcagttccggaatgagatgcaagtgcggattgttcatgaactctttgagcacaacaagaacaggtatgccaagcagtggaccatcGATCTTGACCATTGGTGGAACAACTTGGAGTACTTTGGTGAGGCCTTGGCTCTCTGTGAGGAGTTCGATCTGGTCAAGCTCACGTTTGttaactgtgactttgatgttcaacttgtccatcagttctatgccactgtTCACTTTGGAAAAGATGACGCTTGCACTCTCACGTTCATGTGCCGTGATGAGCTCTTTCAAGTGCCCTGGAGGGCcttctgcaatgctattgggtatgacgataccggtctggaaggaaggggtggcattcgtcctcatgaccatcctgagtccatgcctaaggagaagcttgcccctctgtacattcggggccaTGGTATTATTGGATAATCTAAGGATTTggtgaaggtctatgacatcatgcatcgcGTGTTTCGCAATGTTCTTCTGCCCAAGGTGGGGAATCAAGATGAAATCCATGGCTATCTTGTTGACTTGATGGTTGCAATGAAGACCAAGGTGGGCTCTAGGGAAACGTTTGATGTGTCCAACTGGCTGTGgcacgagatgtacaacatggtcatctacaggaaggtccccatttatgctccgtttgtcatgtgctttctaaACTCAGTTTGGGAGGTTCGCCGTCCTGGAGAGGCTCTCAATTCTCCCGATAATCTCACTATTCATGAGGTCAAGCTACTCAAGAAGAAGAAGCATGCGGAGCCTCGCTTTCCTGctaatgctcctgaggatgtcaatgccacttctgacgatgaggactttgagatggagccaggggccaagccctCTTGGGTGGACAAGCtcactgccaaggtgaagaagacttTCTGCCTCCAGTCTGACATCCAGAAGAGGATGTATGAGGCCCATGTCAATGACAAGAATGCCCTACATCGTCAGATTGCGATGATGAGGCACCTCAACATGCCTATCCAGAGTGGTTTTTAGAAGAGCATCACACCGGAGGAGCGATGGATCTCTGCACACAGCACGTGGTCTGATGATGAGGTCCCTCGCCAGCCGTCCACCTCCTTTGCTGCAGCTGATGATACCTTGGAGGAATCCGATCACGACGATGATGATGAGTCTGCTGATGATGAGGATCCAGATGCTACTGAGGATTCAGAGGAAGACGACTGAGCTTTGGGGCactagcttcgctcttttcctttttggtgtcttgatgccaaagggggagagagttctaTAGGTCTCGAGATTTGCATGGGTTTTTGCCTCGCTTGGGTTTGTGCTTTCCTTTCGTTCGTGTTGTTGAACTTTGGCTTGTGAACCTTGTTGCTTATCTCATCGTGCATGGTGTAAGACATGcgcttatctatctatctatctttatTATCGGTGATATTGTTGCTTTATTCATTATAGTCCTTACTTCTTAGTATGGTCCTATTGCTTACATTCGCATGTCTAGTAGGAGTGGCGAGTGgcgagtctataaaatctagggggagtctcgtCCCTAATGAGTGCCCTCAAATAGTCTTCTCAATttggggcacacatctagggggagtcccGTCTACATTTTCTAGACTTCCCTCTTGTAAATTGTGtttttgtcatcatccaccaaaaagggggagattgtaagggcatttccctactttgtgttttggatgatgatgacaaccctttgttggtctaatatTGTGCTAAGTGCTTCAGGTTCTCGGTGGTTAGGCCTTCATTGGATAGctattctctctggaaggaaaagatcgaagatggAGTTGTCTAcgctttttatctctttggtcgtagggaactcgtactatcaagagggaatccacattggaAGGTGTTGGGGGAATCTTCTCATGTACACTTGCATCACCCCTCTCTTGCCTTTCTTAGTTGCGAGAGAGAGCTCTTCCCTTCTTATCCTACTGCTTAGTGTGgcttcccagcggttgtaccgttGGTTCTTGGCGCTTACCTGTCTtgatcgagcggttgtaccgctgcttccgggtggtggtaccgccaccatgctcagCAAAGACTACGACGGTAGTTCCGGCCAagtaccgcccaagtaccggtcagacttctgttttgatgcggtactcgggcggtggtggcccggttggtccggtcgtaccggtaccaccggtgcccggagcggttctaccgctcaggACTTAGCTGCCCGAGCGCTCAAGGCCAAGCGGTTGCACCGGTCCTGTACCGCTCGACTACCGTACCCAGGGGTGATTCCCTACTGTTTCTatgcggtggttgagcggtggctgggcggttggtccggttgttctcTTAAACCGGTACTACCGCCTAGTCGCCCGGTTGTACGGCCTAGTAGGGTTCTGCACGTaaaccgtgagtcccggttgtacttggacaaggagcggttgtaccgctgcaataCAGAAAAtgcagtaacggttggatttttagggttgctatataaggatgcttcttccacctaccacatatacctcttacctctctcactccaccattaatgctacTCAAGctgtcttgcccgatctctctctctagccactcaaacttgttgatttgctagggattgaaggaggagacctagatctacacttccaccaaaggatatttgcttcccccatactttcttgtgtagattttgttactcttgggtgtttgagcaccttagacggttgaggtcacctcagagccatattccattgtggtgaagctccatggtttcgttgggagcctccaattcagttgcggagagagccccaaccttgtttgtaaaggtccggttgccgcctccaagggcaccaatagtggaatcacggcatctcgcattgtgtgagggcgtgaggagaatacggtggccctagtggcttcttggggagcattgttcctccacaccgctgcaacggagatgtacttccactactagggaaaaggctagcagcagcgcgggttttaggtgtatcagtagcgcgggtaggtgcgctactaataaggcactacagctattgCTTAACAGTAGCGCGTGCccaccgcgctactgctaggataaATAGCTGTAGTGTTTGTTCAGTACAACActactgctaaggtaactacttgtagcgtgttttctgtccatcgctactagtacttttttagtgtatttatgcgccgtcgtacaaatattggtacaataccagttatgaggtttacatcattatgtccataacagtgtgtcaaatgaaggtggattaggttcaagtggaggcaatatgtggtgcatgtcaaaagtatactactaatccaaacttgatctagtttggactagtagtactttcgatgtgcaccacatgttgcctccacttgaatctaatccgccagcacaagctatttaatcatcatcatagtcattaccaccaacaatatttatttaatcaccactaacactagctaataataatcatcatagtcactaccaccaacactagctattttatcatcatagtaatatagtgtagcacatcatcatcctcaaactcatttctagctacctAATCAATCCTGCtggtctctcttaggtaaaataacataaaacatgtatagctctcctccttgatcaagctggagcatgcagatgaacctgtctcctaatcgtgggtagcacatctgtttgctgccccctagtacttctctgcgctcccccatcacatatttggtcgagtcttgcactattaagcatccgtcgctgatcttaaatgcactaaagtaatctgtacgatatcttggccgtaagctgataatactcatggtacctttagtctcgatcccataaggcacaacattcatcgggagtccctgttgaagaacatcgtatggtaacatacttagcaatgaagtttagtttcaaaaataatgtatggaaaagatgcattaatgacaaatagtaaaaatcttaccatccttcctaaatagatgtgaccgtagttcattacgaacactattggtcgcacattttcagtactaacatttctaaatgcaggaagaaaatttgtcttgacagtatcaagatcctgaagccatgaaacataatgactgaactcctcgcagttgagttcagccccaggacagtatacggtcctgtctaccaagcgttggacatgtttgcttgcaccgaaataagctgacaatacaaattagttgtcaactatttttgaataaacaatatcaaagacataaatatggttgagaaacttacataatggtataactggaggcgtctgcacatcgacccaaatgtcggtattaccttcaatatcatcttccggacgaatatcaaaggtgataaccatatcaggctcaaatgcataagtcttgcatagtgctcgccatgttttgcatccaaaataggtgtagtcgtctgaattgtacaattttgcatggaaaatataaccatggtcggtcttcaagtaaactttcttttcctccatactataactgaaacctatcttatccaatacaaaaactcttgcatggcaggggatacgctagtagaatagtaaaaaaatataagttgaagcaaatgaagcagatgtcatgcttaattacgaaaaaagacttgtcgttgtgacttactgtatccactttgaagttctcgtccagcttgatgctgaagcgcctatcatcatctaggaagattccgtcgcacaggccgcgctcgtcttcgcagtatttgcaaataccgaaacccttttcgtcgttagacatttcctatgttcatagttaaaacattaattgaaaattgatcaaagacaactaccaagatactcaacacacaaatccggggcactcgatatttcctacatattctggcacaagtcatgccaaaattcacggaaaaatccggcatgacctttgctaaaataggacatatcgagcgcctgaaatttgccggaacagaaatgaatcaacactccggcaaaacataggccactcggaggtgtaacctgcaaacatgaccggccacttggatattgagcaacagaagatatatatttcaaaatatcttataggactcaaattagcatgcattcaataagcaaaagtaaatcatctcttacgtccgtacatcgtcgaacattatcactaatacatcacgagtagtgtcatacatataacatcactaatacaactaaaaccctagcacacgacgggtatcggcgcgggcggtggacacccacagagaaggaaccatcacgggatcatagctccagcgaGATCCTcgtagaacctgccaggtattggagaacggcctgtgctccaacgcaaacaagtagcgatggaCGTGTGCGTCGTCCTCACTGACactgtgacgcaccacctccgcggagtcctcgagcctctggatcgtcactggcccacgcgaccgccaccaaagaaggttcgggtcaacgacaggctggctcctcaccaacctgcgccccccggtaggtagagcctcccagtaccaccccggcggagcccagtcccggacatggcccatctggtcaagcaggtgtcgccctccaccgactcgacgacgaggatgcgggataggcatcgtccacgtcgattcgggaaaaattgctttaactaaaaaaatagcaacaagttcttactaacatgttctattaattcaattagttcttactgaaaataaacttactataaataaaaataaactagtacctagctaattagtacctagttcttactaactaattagtacctaggaactactgctaagggttcatactaactaactaactaacactaaattaactaactaacactaaaaatagcctagggttcatactaactagcactaaatagctagggttcatactaagcaaatTAACAAGAGGGATCNNNNNNNNNNNNNNNNNNNNNNNNNNNNNNNNNNNNNNNNNNNNNNNNNNNNNNNNNNNNNNNNNNNNNNNNNNNNNNNNNNNNNNNNNNNNNNNNNNNNNNNNNNNNNNNNNNNNNNNNNNNNNNNNNNNNNNNNNNNNNNNNNNNNNNNNNNNNNNNNNNNNNNNNNNNNNNNNgggggagacggcggcgaggcggggtcgggggagacggtcgcgaggcggggtcgggggagacagcggtgagacggcggcgagggggagaagagagtggtgaattgggggaggaagatctcaggagggaatcaggccgcgcgggccggccgggggttaggtgagaatagatttaacagtagcgtgggagggaaaaacgcgctgctgctaaaatcggtagtagtagcgccttttctagaagggcgctactactatacctagcacgtcgggaacggtgtggcaattatagtagtagcgcgttcagctcctgccgcgctactgctaagagggTAACAGCAGCGCGGTTTgggaagaagcgctactgctaattagcagtagcgcctcattttaacacgcgttactggtaagattctgtgtataaggtttttcctagtagtgttcttCTCAAAAGGAAAGaatttcggtaacacatcctcgtcttcaccggctccactcttggttatttcgcccctttacttgtgcaagcttatttgtgtcatATACTTTGCTTGTTTGTGTGCTTGTtgatgttgcatcatataggttgcccacctagttgcatttctagataagctactttgatgcaaagtttaatttggtaaagaaaagctaaaaattgttagttgcctattcaccccccccccctctagtcaactatatcgatcctttcagtctAGCTATGCATTTGTCTGATCTCTCACAGTGTGACTAAATGTTTGTGTACAATATTTGCAAGGTATGATTCATTGGTCCCATGGGAGATGAGACCACTCTTTCTCATGGGGGTTGTTTGAATGCAAGGATTTGTAATTAAATTTTAAGATAAGACAAAATTGTTGTGGCTGAATGCTTCTAAACCCGAGCCCCCATCATTTCTAGAGTTCAAACATTTACCCAAGCAACCTAACATTATGGTCTTAAGTCACCATCCTTGTCTGACCAAAAGAAACACCGTCTATGTTGATCAAGTCATCCTATGATCATTTTTTTCAAGGAAGGAGCCCATGAAATAAGTAGGGGCTATCCAAAACTGCGGAGGGGAGGACAGGCCAACCCCCTTTCCTGAGAAGAAGAGATCGCCAGTTGAAGGTGAAATTGTCGCAGGTGGTTAAGAGGCTACAACAGATTAGTTGGGGATGGGGTAGGCTTAGTTATGTTTGGGGAAGAAGGCAATGACAATGCCATGGTCATTTGCTAGCAGGATGCTAGTTCCTGTGTGAAACATTGATGGGGTAGAAAGTAGTTTCTTGAATTATTATTTTGTGAAAACCCGAGTCTATTATAAAAGTTCATCAAAAATATAAAGCAAaaccaaacataataaaaattatatcaatGTTTCTAGACATCCGAACGACAATTACTAATGCCAGAATGAGCTGACGAAGTGCCGATGTCATCCCTCCCATGCTGGAGCTGGCCTGACTTTGTCAATAACAGTCGGGAAGTTTATGTCCATGTACCCCTACGGACCAACGCCCCGTAGCCACAATTGTCATTGTTGAGCCCTTGAATCGATCAAATGTGGTTGACAATGGATCTCGCCGCCGCACAAGCacgacgagaaaccctaacctcgtcGTCCCAAGGAGATGACAGGAATCTACATTGCAATTTCATTGAGTCCATCCTGAGGGATAGATTCGAGGTGGACCGAAGCCCAGTTGACGAACTCGAATATGAAGCACCACCACTGCAAAGGCTAAAAAGtctaacctaaactactaaccgAAGTCGAGGAATCGGTGTTCCCTTCCCTGCCACCAGTCGGCAGAGCGGCAGGTAGAGGGGAGGAGAATTCTCGTTTGGTCGGGGAAGATACATAGTTGTTTCTTGAAATTAATATGGAGTCCAGTGGCATTGGCAAAGTCATCAAGAATTTTCAGAGTTATCAATGTTTGTGATGTTGCCCTAGCTAGGATTAGGGTGTCCTCTGCGAATCGTACCATGGGGCAGGAGGGTGGATCATCTATTGGGTGAGGACGTCAGCAACTATGATGGAATTTGCTGTTGGTACGAAATTTCTTTAAGTGTGCATTTTCAGTGTATCGTAACCCGAAGGAAGCAGAGTAAGTTGCTCTGGAGAACCTCGTACCAAGCAATGAAAGCACACAGACGTAATCATTTTAGTACAGCAGAACCACTGCTTCGGCAGTAAAATTGCGTACAATAGTGTCAGTCTCGTAGTTTCACGACAATATTAGTATTTGTCTGCAAAACACTGGACACCTTGTGTCATAGAAAAAGGAAGTTGAAGGCCACACGCACGTACGTATACAGACAGAAGGAACTAGGCACCCCCGTTCCCCTTTGACCAGCTCCTGTGTTCAAAGAGGCATTCAAGAAAACTTAATCTAAGTTCTGATTTGAATTAGGATTAAGTAGTATAAATCCTGCACTCAACCACCTCATCTTCCCTCTATTTAAGCAGTCTCGGGCTCTCAGCCCATACCACCATTCTGCACAGTCACAGCGACATCACGAGCAAAAGAAGAAACCCATACCACCACCCAGCTGATTGCTAGCTTCCGCGCACGTCTCCGACGATCGAGCCGGCTGAGCATCCCTATATGGCGTCCGAGCAGCTGCTGCCCGCCGTGCCGAGGTGGAGGCCGAGCCCGCCGCGGGAGCAGAGCCGTCCCGGCCACGCCGCAGATGACGAGGGGCCGTCCGAGACAGCCTCCGACGTCCTCGGCGGCTCCCTGCGCAGCACCGACGGCTTCCCTTTCGGCAGCGGTAGCTCGTTCCCGCCGCCGCCATTCGCTCCGATGCCGGTGACCCTGCCGCGGTCGCGGACCTCCTCGTCGCTCGAGATCAGCGTGGAGAACGGCGCAGGCGCCGTGCCCCCCGTGCTTCGCGAGACGTCGTTGCGCCGAGTAGACCAGGGCGTCGTGCTTTCCTGGGAGGACTTGTGGGTGTCGGCGGCCGGCGGCAAGGCGGGCCGTGTCCCCATCCTGCGCGGCCTCAACGGCTATGCGCGCCCTGGCGAGGTCCTCGCCATCATGGGCCCCTCCGGCTGCGGCAAATCCACCCTTCTGGACGCTCTAGCAGGTTGGTACAGCCGTATACATGCTCGTGAATAATACTACTCCTGATAAACTACTCGAAAGATTTTGTTCGCCAGCTAGCTAGCGTCGTAGCGACTCGTACAATTAGTATTTAGAAATTTATATTTTTGTGGTGAGAAGATTAAAGAATTAATTCCGACGAGCTTCCGTGGTACATAATTACAGGAAGGCTAGGCTCTGGTGTCAGCCAGAAGGGAGACATCTTGATCAATGGCCGGAGGCAGAAGTTATCCTACGGAACTTCGGTAAGCATGGATGGGCTATTTCAATTCGGAGAATCTCATTTTCATTCGGGTTGATCGTGAACGAACGTACTCTATCAATTATTTTAGTTAATCAACGCATCCTTTGCGTGTTGCAGGCGTACGTGACGCAGGACGACGTGCTGATGACGACGCTGACGGTGCGGGAGGCGGTGCGGTACTCGGCGTCGCTGCAGCTGCCGAGCGGCATGTCTGCGGCGGCGAAGCGGGAGCGGGCGGAGGAGACGCTGCGGGAGATGGGGCTGGAGGGCGCGGCGGACACGCGCATCGGCGGGTGGATGCACAAGGGGATCAGCGGCGGCCAGCGGCGCCGGGTCAGCATCTGCATGGAGATCCTCACCCGGCCGGCGCTGCTGTTCCTCGACGAGCCCACCAGCGGCCTCGACAGCGCCGCCTCCTTCCACGTCGTCAGCCGGATCGCCAGTCTCGCGCGCCGGGAGGGCATGACCGTCGTCGCCGCCGTGCACCAGCCCAGCACCGAGGTCTACGGCCTCTTCCACGGGCTCTGCCTCCTCGCCTACGGCAAGACCGTCTTCTTCGGCCCCGCCGCCGAGACCAACCAGGTATATACGTCTGCTCTACACATATACGTTTTACGTACGCACGTAGCTAGTATATATACGTGCGCAGTGCTGTTGATTGCTGCCTGTTGCTGTCgctatcaagtaccgaaactatatCCAAATTGTCGATGGGTTAAACGTGCTTGGACTTTGGACATGATCGCAACCCTAGTAGGCGTATATATTCACAGTTTCACACTCGACGGTGGTACCAAAAATGATATTAGGGTTGAGATTGTATGATCAAATTTAACAAAATTATACCGTAAACAAAATTGTGAATTGTTTCACCACGTACCTACGGTTTATATCTGCAAGACCAAAATATTTtagcaaaaaataataatatatagTATGTTCATTCGGGTTTATTAGGCCCTCTTGTATTCCGGGTTAAACTTTGACCGTTGATTTAATTTGCAAACTATAAGTTATGTATTATAGACTTAATATTATTAGTTCGTATTTGAATGGAGTTTTTGATGATACCATTTTTTGATTCTTTTTAAACATGTTTTGTATTTTTAAAAATAACATTGATCAAACATATCACATCTAAGGAAAGATCCTACCCAAGTTGCCCCGCACACTGGGATGGGTTGGCGAAATCACATCCTTTTTCTTCTTGTGGAGAAGCAAACCTGCATCCTATTTATTTTGAAGTATTGACCGTCCTTTTTAAGTCTGTAATATATTGAATTCTAATGTATCCCTAAGAGAAGCTAAGACTCATTTGTATTTCAAAATTTGTTAAACGGATTCTTCCTGCAACTAAAAATGACTTTTGTGACCCGAATTCATATATTGATTTGACTTCTCCTATCCAATATATATGTATGACCCCGTCTAAGGGGTCAGATACGTGGCAGCAATTATCGGTTAAACCTGATATTAATCACCATACACATACAGTTGCACCTTTACGTCGGCGGAACTGTACTCGAGTCATTGGTAGGGACTGCTGAGCCGAATGGAGACCGGAGTACATATGCAGCTTATTAGCAACAGGAGACCACATGCTAGACTGCGGTTTAGCTTCGGAGCCTCTGCCACCTGCAGCATCGCGTTCATAAGTGGCAAAGATGTGCTTGTATTCTGGACAGTTTTTTCAGTGGTGACAGCTAAGGCTGAAAGCTCAGTTTGGCTGTAGACTGTGGAGGGATCGTATTGTACTCGTATTAGGTGATCCGCTGTGCGAAGCAAGTCTCCTGATACAACAAATTAATTCCCCGCAAAaaacaatactccctccgtttctttttagtctgcatataagatttggtcaaagtcaacccagtaaagtttgaccaactttataggaaaAAACATCTGCATCTACAATACTAAACCTATATGGTATGATTGATAAAAAAaaagctatatggtatgaaaattaatttcatgatgcatctaacattattgatttcatattatgaaacttgatttttttttctataaacttagtcaaagttaacaaagtttgactttgaccagactaaaaagaaacggagggagtacaacaaatTAATCGGTGTATTGATGAAGTATTAGGTGAGAGTAATTTCGTGGGGTGACTAAGTTGACCACACGGTTTGACAAACACGCGCGTTTTCCTAGCTGACGGGCTGACGGTCACGGAGGAGAAAAAATGTGTTTTGGTCGGTCGGTTCATAGGTAGATAACTGAAGAAAATGGCATTGCTAATGATTATGTGAAATTTCAGACATGCCATCTGTTCCTATCTTCCTCACTTGCTGGACTTGGATTGCTACAGTCAAAGTACAGAAGAAATTCTTGAAGCCACCGAATTGTGTTACCTAATttctttgcttgtttgtttgttgcaGTTCTTTGCTCTGAGCGGGTTTCCTTGCCCGTCACTGATGAACCCTTCCGACCACTTTTTGAGGACCGTCAACAAGGACTTTGACAACGTGAGCGCATCGTCACCGTTCAATCAACAAGGACCTTAACATCATATCTGAAATATTCCTGGTGAATAGTGTTCCTAACCATACGCTCCATTTACTTATTCTTCAGGACATCGAGGAAGGCCTCGGCGGGAAGAAGACGACCACCGCCGAGAACATCGACGCGCTGGCGGTCTCCTACAAATCATCCATGCATATGGACAAGGTGACCCGGCAGATCGCCAACATACGCAGCACTGTGAGTAGCCCGGACTCCACGTACATTCTGAAACTTTCAATTGGAGTGCTGAATTTTGCTAATTATAAGCGTGTATGTGGTTTGTCGTGTGGTTTCAGGGAGGGGAGGTGGTGAAGATGGAAGGGCAGCAGCCGAGCTTCCTGATGCAGTCCTTCGTGCTGACCAAGAGGTCTTTCACCAACATGTACAGGGACCTCGGCTATTACTGGCTCCGCTTCGCCATCT
Above is a window of Triticum dicoccoides isolate Atlit2015 ecotype Zavitan chromosome 5B, WEW_v2.0, whole genome shotgun sequence DNA encoding:
- the LOC119310340 gene encoding ABC transporter G family member 11-like; its protein translation is MASEQLLPAVPRWRPSPPREQSRPGHAADDEGPSETASDVLGGSLRSTDGFPFGSGSSFPPPPFAPMPVTLPRSRTSSSLEISVENGAGAVPPVLRETSLRRVDQGVVLSWEDLWVSAAGGKAGRVPILRGLNGYARPGEVLAIMGPSGCGKSTLLDALAGRLGSGVSQKGDILINGRRQKLSYGTSAYVTQDDVLMTTLTVREAVRYSASLQLPSGMSAAAKRERAEETLREMGLEGAADTRIGGWMHKGISGGQRRRVSICMEILTRPALLFLDEPTSGLDSAASFHVVSRIASLARREGMTVVAAVHQPSTEVYGLFHGLCLLAYGKTVFFGPAAETNQFFALSGFPCPSLMNPSDHFLRTVNKDFDNDIEEGLGGKKTTTAENIDALAVSYKSSMHMDKVTRQIANIRSTGGEVVKMEGQQPSFLMQSFVLTKRSFTNMYRDLGYYWLRFAIYIALCLCCGTIFYDIGQDYGSIQARGSMLMFVGAFLTFMAIGGFPSFVEDMKIFGRERLNGHYGVSSFVIANTVSATPYLLLISVVPGAMAYYLVGLQRSFDHFAYFALVLFMTMMLVEGLMMIVASAVPDFLMGIITGAGIQGVMMLNGGFFRLPHDLPKPVWRYPMYYVAFHKYANQGFYKNEFLGLTFPNNQAGGATTITGDEILRQYWQVEMGYNKWVDLAVLFGMVILYRVLFLVIMKLTEKVKPMVNGFSFRRTQPSVHIADQSFEANGAK